The Candidatus Margulisiibacteriota bacterium genome window below encodes:
- a CDS encoding amidotransferase, protein MRIHYLQHVPFEGPGMISLWARESNNTLSSTLLYRGDTFPAQDTFDWLIVMGGPMGVYDEDRYGWLAQEKAFIKQAIDSNKLVLGICLGAQLIAAVLGAEVKRNTCKEIGWFQVNLTAQGRQSPMFSSFPDTFMAFHWHGDTFEIPVGAQRLAQSEACVNQAFIYQNRVLGLQFHLEASSQSLHNLIENCREELVTSSYIQPEASIVSEENKDNLISANQQMVRLLTNLEILNS, encoded by the coding sequence ATGAGAATTCACTATTTACAGCATGTACCGTTCGAAGGCCCCGGCATGATTAGCCTGTGGGCCAGAGAGAGCAATAATACTTTGTCGTCCACGCTGTTGTATCGGGGAGATACATTTCCCGCTCAGGATACCTTTGACTGGCTAATCGTAATGGGAGGGCCGATGGGGGTCTATGATGAAGACCGGTATGGATGGCTTGCGCAGGAGAAAGCGTTTATTAAACAGGCCATCGATAGTAACAAGCTTGTTCTCGGGATTTGTTTGGGTGCCCAACTGATTGCCGCTGTTTTGGGTGCTGAAGTAAAACGCAATACCTGCAAGGAGATCGGGTGGTTTCAGGTGAATCTTACAGCGCAAGGACGTCAGTCTCCGATGTTTAGTAGTTTTCCTGATACGTTTATGGCCTTCCATTGGCATGGCGATACCTTTGAAATCCCGGTTGGGGCCCAGCGTCTAGCTCAGAGTGAGGCCTGTGTGAACCAGGCCTTTATTTATCAGAATAGAGTCCTGGGGTTGCAATTCCACTTGGAAGCGTCTTCCCAGAGCCTGCACAATCTAATCGAAAATTGTCGGGAAGAGCTCGTTACTTCCAGCTATATACAGCCGGAAGCCTCGATAGTCAGTGAAGAAAATAAGGATAACCTCATTTCTGCAAATCAACAGATGGTTCGGTTGTTGACGAACCTGGAGATACTTAATTCCTGA
- a CDS encoding glutamine--tRNA ligase (catalyzes a two-step reaction, first charging a glutamine molecule by linking its carboxyl group to the alpha-phosphate of ATP, followed by transfer of the aminoacyl-adenylate to its tRNA), protein MIETTGSTNFIHEIVEDDIKTNKHGGKVITRFPPEPNGYLHIGHAKSICLNFGTAKKYGGMCNLRFDDTNPAKEDVEYVDSIQEDVRWLGFDWDDRLYYASDYFDQLYAYALQLINEGKAYVCDLTPEQMREYRGTLTKPGTNSPYRERAVQENLDLFVRMKGGEFEEGARVLRAKVDMASPNLNMRDPIIYRIKKATHHRTGDKWCIYPMYDYTHCISDSLEGITHSICTLEFEDHRPLYDWVLDELRVGAHPQQIEFARLNLTYTVMSKRRLLELVEGKFVNGWDDPRMPTLAGMRRRGYTPESIREFCDRIGVAKTNSTIDFALLDHCLREDLNKRALRVMAVLDPLKVIIDNYPEGQVEWLDAENNPEDPSAGTRKIPFSRELYIEQDDFLEDPPKKFFRLAPGREIRLKHAYYIKCERVVKNEVTGAILELHCTYDPETRGGWSQDGRKVMGTSHWVSTAHALDVQVRLYDHLFAKEDPSAVEEGKDYKENLNPNSLEVKACKVEPGLKEAKPGTPYQFLRQGYFCVDTDATADTLVFNRTVALRDSWSKIEKKS, encoded by the coding sequence ATGATAGAAACCACAGGCTCAACTAATTTCATCCACGAGATTGTCGAGGATGACATAAAAACTAATAAGCACGGCGGAAAAGTAATTACCAGATTTCCACCTGAACCGAATGGATACTTGCATATCGGACATGCTAAATCAATATGTCTTAATTTCGGAACAGCTAAAAAATACGGAGGAATGTGCAATCTCCGGTTTGATGATACCAATCCTGCAAAGGAAGATGTTGAATATGTTGATTCTATTCAGGAAGATGTCAGATGGCTAGGGTTCGATTGGGATGATCGACTTTATTACGCTTCGGACTATTTTGATCAGCTCTATGCGTACGCACTTCAGTTAATCAATGAAGGCAAGGCTTATGTTTGTGATTTGACCCCTGAGCAAATGCGGGAATACCGAGGGACGCTAACCAAGCCTGGAACAAACAGTCCCTATCGTGAACGTGCTGTTCAAGAGAACCTCGATCTTTTTGTGAGGATGAAAGGCGGCGAGTTCGAAGAAGGTGCTCGAGTTCTTCGCGCGAAGGTCGACATGGCTTCCCCGAATCTGAATATGAGAGATCCAATAATCTATAGAATAAAAAAAGCCACTCATCACCGGACTGGTGACAAGTGGTGTATTTATCCGATGTATGATTATACACATTGTATTTCTGATTCATTGGAAGGGATTACCCATTCTATTTGTACCTTAGAGTTCGAAGACCATCGACCGCTGTACGACTGGGTCCTTGATGAACTTAGGGTAGGGGCTCATCCTCAGCAAATAGAGTTTGCACGGCTTAATCTTACTTATACGGTTATGAGTAAACGAAGATTGCTTGAACTAGTTGAAGGCAAATTTGTCAACGGTTGGGATGACCCGCGAATGCCGACTCTTGCCGGAATGCGCAGGCGTGGCTATACTCCGGAATCGATCCGTGAGTTCTGTGATCGGATAGGTGTCGCCAAGACTAATAGTACGATCGATTTCGCTCTTCTCGATCATTGTCTAAGAGAAGACCTCAATAAGCGAGCGCTGCGAGTTATGGCTGTGCTCGATCCGCTTAAGGTTATTATTGATAATTATCCTGAAGGACAAGTTGAGTGGCTGGATGCAGAGAATAATCCGGAAGATCCAAGTGCCGGAACTCGTAAGATCCCATTTTCACGGGAGCTCTATATTGAACAAGACGATTTCCTTGAAGATCCGCCTAAAAAGTTCTTTCGCTTAGCACCAGGGAGAGAAATTCGACTTAAACATGCATATTATATTAAATGCGAGCGTGTTGTGAAGAACGAGGTTACCGGAGCGATCCTTGAGCTTCATTGTACTTACGATCCGGAGACCCGTGGCGGCTGGTCACAAGATGGCCGTAAAGTTATGGGGACTTCGCACTGGGTATCGACTGCCCATGCACTTGATGTGCAGGTTCGTTTATATGACCACCTTTTTGCCAAGGAAGACCCTTCGGCAGTCGAAGAAGGAAAAGACTATAAAGAAAACCTGAACCCTAACTCGTTAGAAGTAAAGGCCTGCAAAGTTGAACCCGGATTGAAAGAAGCAAAACCGGGAACACCATATCAGTTTCTCAGGCAGGGCTACTTTTGTGTCGATACGGATGCTACAGCAGATACTCTGGTTTTTAATCGGACCGTCGCATTACGTGATTCCTGGAGTAAGATCGAGAAGAAATCATAG
- a CDS encoding NADH-quinone oxidoreductase subunit C has product MSDKEQMIEIETIDLLAKVTEMANNGYRLVQVGCTKLDDLEINYSFDKDYQFVNYRITIKDDAEVPSISGIYWGAFVYENEIHDLFGVNVSNININFNGNFYKTAIKTPFNTGKSVVGASVIEQGVNESRED; this is encoded by the coding sequence ATGTCAGATAAAGAACAAATGATTGAGATTGAAACTATCGACCTTTTAGCTAAGGTTACGGAAATGGCTAACAATGGTTATCGCCTTGTTCAGGTTGGCTGTACCAAGCTTGATGATCTTGAAATCAATTATTCTTTTGATAAAGATTATCAGTTTGTAAACTATCGAATTACTATTAAAGATGATGCAGAAGTTCCAAGTATCAGCGGTATTTATTGGGGTGCTTTTGTTTATGAGAACGAGATACATGATCTTTTTGGTGTGAATGTAAGTAATATAAACATTAATTTTAACGGCAATTTTTATAAAACAGCTATCAAAACACCTTTTAATACAGGTAAATCAGTTGTTGGTGCATCTGTAATCGAGCAAGGTGTGAATGAAAGTAGAGAGGACTAA
- a CDS encoding sodium-translocating pyrophosphatase, which produces MFWNNQKLKSIIFSVFLFVFSSPLMASEADLIIPDLNATQHNLLILGLGICLLGMGFGLYKYARVKSMPAHQSMLNISQVIFETCKTYLIQQGKFLVILELFIGACIFYYFKVLQQMPLNGVLLILAWSVIGILGSYGVAWFGIRINTLANSRTAFASLEKKPLKVLNIPLQSGMSIGVLLICVELILMLIILLFVPKMYAGACFIGFAIGESLGASALRICGGIFTKIADIGSDLMKIVFKIKEDDPRNPGVIADCTGDNAGDSVGPTADGFETYGVTGVALISFIILGVFPDYQADLITWIFVMRILMIVTSIVAYYINNGLVSLMFSGKEKIDFEFPLTSLVWITSILSIVVTFLASYWQLSSLPYEIWFKLSLIISCGTIGAALIPEFTKVFTSTKSKHTQEVVIASREGGASLNILSGLVAGNFSAFWQGIVIMGLMFIAYLASQTGLSNFMEYSTVFAFGLVAFGFLSMGPVTIAVDSYGPVTDNAQSIFELSLIETLPNISKEIEKDFGFKPDFEAGKDYLEENDGAGNTFKATAKPVLIATAVVGATTMIFSLILLMKKSLGIEPESILNLLNPYTLLGFLAGGSVVYWFTGASIQAVTTGAYRAVEYIKNNIDLDSSSKSASTENSKEVVKICTQYAQKGMFNIFIAIFSFALAFAFFSAPVKSNAPAAFFISYLISIAIFGLFQAIFMANAGGCWDNAKKLVEVELKEKGSELHNATVVGDTVGDPFKDTSSVALNPIIKFTTLFGILAMEIAISPAFRGYAYYVGAVFFLIALFFVARSFYGMRIPPRIESTDAIGIDSEKKNNINQSKEAVKQNA; this is translated from the coding sequence GTGTTTTGGAATAATCAAAAGTTGAAGAGTATTATTTTTAGCGTTTTTCTATTTGTTTTTTCAAGTCCGTTGATGGCAAGCGAAGCAGATTTAATTATCCCTGATCTCAATGCAACGCAACATAATCTGTTGATACTAGGTTTAGGTATATGCTTATTAGGAATGGGCTTTGGGTTATATAAATATGCTCGAGTAAAGAGTATGCCTGCTCATCAATCCATGCTGAATATCTCACAGGTAATTTTTGAGACCTGTAAGACTTACTTAATTCAGCAAGGAAAATTTCTTGTTATTTTAGAACTTTTTATTGGTGCCTGCATATTTTACTATTTCAAGGTTCTGCAGCAAATGCCGTTAAATGGAGTCCTCTTAATCCTTGCCTGGTCAGTAATCGGTATCCTTGGATCTTATGGTGTGGCATGGTTTGGAATCAGGATTAACACTTTGGCTAACAGCCGGACAGCTTTTGCTTCACTTGAAAAGAAACCGCTAAAAGTACTCAATATTCCTTTGCAGTCCGGTATGAGTATCGGTGTGCTTCTTATCTGTGTAGAGCTTATTTTGATGCTTATCATTCTGTTATTCGTTCCTAAGATGTATGCCGGTGCTTGTTTTATCGGTTTTGCAATTGGTGAATCATTAGGAGCCAGTGCACTTCGTATCTGTGGCGGTATTTTTACTAAAATTGCAGATATTGGCTCAGACTTGATGAAGATTGTTTTTAAGATCAAAGAAGACGATCCAAGAAATCCTGGAGTTATTGCTGACTGTACCGGTGATAATGCGGGAGATAGCGTTGGACCGACTGCTGACGGGTTCGAAACATATGGCGTAACCGGTGTTGCTTTAATCAGCTTTATAATATTAGGGGTATTCCCTGATTATCAGGCTGACCTGATAACTTGGATATTCGTAATGAGAATTCTTATGATAGTAACTTCAATAGTTGCTTATTACATCAATAATGGCCTTGTAAGCCTAATGTTCAGTGGAAAAGAAAAAATTGATTTTGAATTTCCATTAACATCATTAGTATGGATTACCTCAATTCTTTCTATTGTGGTAACCTTTTTAGCAAGTTACTGGCAGTTGAGTTCTCTTCCATATGAAATATGGTTTAAGCTATCATTAATAATTAGCTGTGGAACAATTGGTGCAGCACTTATTCCAGAATTTACCAAAGTATTTACAAGTACAAAATCAAAACATACACAAGAAGTTGTAATAGCTTCAAGAGAAGGTGGAGCTTCCCTCAATATCCTGTCTGGTTTAGTTGCTGGTAACTTCAGCGCATTCTGGCAAGGAATTGTTATTATGGGCCTTATGTTTATCGCCTATCTTGCAAGTCAAACTGGGCTTTCTAATTTTATGGAGTATTCAACTGTATTTGCCTTCGGACTGGTTGCTTTCGGTTTTCTCAGTATGGGACCAGTTACCATCGCTGTTGACAGCTACGGGCCAGTAACTGACAATGCGCAATCTATTTTCGAATTGTCCCTTATTGAGACGTTACCGAACATAAGTAAAGAAATTGAAAAAGATTTTGGGTTCAAGCCTGACTTCGAAGCTGGAAAAGATTATTTAGAAGAAAATGACGGTGCAGGTAATACCTTTAAGGCAACTGCTAAGCCAGTTCTGATCGCAACGGCTGTTGTTGGAGCAACAACAATGATTTTCTCCTTAATCCTGTTAATGAAGAAGTCTTTGGGTATTGAGCCAGAATCTATACTTAATTTGTTGAATCCATATACGTTATTAGGTTTTTTAGCTGGTGGATCAGTTGTATACTGGTTTACCGGAGCTTCTATACAAGCTGTTACTACTGGTGCATATAGAGCGGTAGAATATATTAAGAATAATATTGATCTTGATAGCAGCAGTAAGAGCGCTTCAACTGAGAATTCTAAAGAAGTAGTAAAGATATGTACTCAATACGCGCAAAAAGGGATGTTCAATATTTTTATTGCAATATTTTCCTTTGCTTTAGCGTTTGCATTCTTTTCCGCGCCAGTTAAATCTAATGCACCGGCAGCGTTTTTCATCAGTTATCTTATTTCTATTGCAATTTTTGGTTTGTTTCAAGCTATTTTTATGGCAAATGCCGGCGGATGCTGGGACAATGCAAAAAAACTTGTAGAAGTTGAATTAAAAGAAAAAGGCTCTGAGCTGCATAATGCTACCGTGGTTGGAGATACTGTTGGCGATCCTTTTAAGGATACTTCATCTGTTGCACTAAATCCGATCATTAAGTTCACAACTTTGTTCGGTATATTGGCAATGGAAATTGCCATCTCCCCTGCGTTCAGAGGGTATGCTTATTACGTTGGTGCAGTATTTTTCTTAATAGCTTTATTTTTTGTTGCTCGATCTTTTTATGGTATGCGAATACCTCCAAGGATTGAAAGTACTGATGCAATAGGTATTGATTCCGAAAAAAAAAATAATATAAATCAGTCAAAAGAAGCAGTAAAGCAAAACGCATAA
- a CDS encoding 4Fe-4S ferredoxin, which translates to MFDIAKIIIKNLFTKPATAMYPFQVRESYANTRGKIVFDAEQCSYCTLCQKKCPTGAISVDRAGKIWHIDPLKCITCNYCVDSCPKKCLNMDNHYTDPVLAVNMAS; encoded by the coding sequence ATGTTCGATATTGCTAAAATTATTATTAAAAATTTATTTACCAAGCCAGCTACGGCAATGTATCCGTTTCAAGTAAGAGAATCGTATGCCAATACGAGAGGGAAAATTGTTTTTGATGCGGAACAATGTAGCTATTGCACTCTTTGTCAGAAAAAATGTCCGACTGGAGCAATTTCAGTAGATCGGGCTGGAAAAATATGGCATATTGATCCGTTAAAGTGTATCACCTGTAATTATTGTGTAGATAGTTGCCCAAAAAAATGCCTGAATATGGATAACCATTATACGGATCCGGTTCTTGCTGTAAATATGGCTTCATAG
- a CDS encoding NADH-quinone oxidoreductase subunit H yields the protein MKLLIIIISYIFFAPLIGGFLTGIDRRISARMQRRVGPPLLQPFYDVRKLFQKENLAVRRSQNYFVFFYLIFVVFVGALFFTGGDLLLIFFALTLADIFFVLGGFKTSSPYSHVGANRELIQIMSYEPMMLFTVIGMYMVTKSFNVSQIVMFKGPMIIYLLGIFIGLLYVITIKFRKSPFDLSMSHHAHQELISGITTEFSGKTLGLIEISHWYEKVFILGIVYLFFSFNPILAIIVGLATYFLEIFIDNSYARVKWQFMLKSSWIVALVFGLGNILVLMFIL from the coding sequence ATGAAGCTATTAATCATAATAATTTCTTATATATTTTTTGCGCCGTTAATTGGTGGATTTTTGACTGGTATTGATCGACGGATATCTGCAAGAATGCAGCGTCGGGTTGGACCTCCATTACTTCAGCCATTCTACGATGTGCGAAAGCTTTTTCAAAAAGAGAATCTTGCAGTGAGAAGATCACAAAACTATTTCGTTTTTTTCTATTTGATTTTCGTCGTTTTTGTCGGTGCTTTGTTTTTTACTGGCGGAGATCTTCTTTTAATATTTTTTGCCTTAACCTTAGCTGATATTTTCTTTGTTCTCGGCGGCTTCAAAACCAGCTCTCCTTATAGTCATGTTGGTGCGAACCGGGAGCTTATCCAGATAATGTCGTATGAACCAATGATGCTTTTTACCGTCATAGGTATGTATATGGTAACAAAAAGTTTTAATGTCAGTCAGATTGTTATGTTTAAAGGTCCTATGATAATCTATTTACTTGGAATATTTATCGGATTGCTCTATGTTATCACTATTAAATTCAGAAAATCTCCCTTCGATCTATCGATGTCACATCACGCACATCAGGAACTGATTAGCGGAATTACTACCGAATTCTCTGGAAAAACCTTAGGTTTAATAGAGATATCACATTGGTACGAGAAAGTATTCATTCTTGGTATTGTTTATTTGTTTTTTTCTTTTAATCCAATTCTCGCGATTATTGTTGGCCTGGCAACTTATTTTCTGGAAATATTTATAGATAATAGTTATGCTAGGGTCAAATGGCAGTTTATGTTGAAATCATCATGGATTGTTGCTTTGGTTTTTGGATTAGGGAATATTCTTGTTCTGATGTTTATTTTATAA
- a CDS encoding macrolide ABC transporter ATP-binding protein, with translation MLIRLENIQKIYQMAEDVVPVLKGITLDIEEGEYIAIMGPSGSGKSTLMNILGCLDYPSSGNFFLDNENVAVMNTRKLSEIRRSKIGFIFQTFNLITRLSAKENIELPMIYNRTKNKHGKPEQLLELVGLSHRANHYPGQLSGGERQRVAIARALVNDPKIIMADEPTGNLDSRSGEQILQMIKNLHSEKKTILMVTHDRHVAEQAQKIIHIKDGVIHEIEEGRS, from the coding sequence ATGTTAATACGCTTAGAAAACATTCAAAAAATATATCAAATGGCAGAAGATGTTGTTCCTGTCTTAAAGGGGATAACTCTCGATATTGAAGAAGGCGAATATATTGCCATAATGGGTCCTTCAGGCTCAGGCAAATCGACATTGATGAATATTTTGGGGTGTCTCGATTATCCAAGTAGCGGGAATTTTTTTCTCGATAACGAGAACGTGGCAGTCATGAACACCAGGAAACTCTCAGAAATTCGACGGAGCAAAATCGGGTTCATTTTTCAGACTTTCAATCTGATTACCAGACTTTCTGCAAAAGAAAATATCGAATTACCTATGATATATAACCGAACCAAAAATAAGCATGGAAAACCTGAACAATTACTTGAACTAGTAGGATTATCTCACCGGGCTAACCACTATCCCGGGCAATTATCCGGGGGTGAGCGACAGCGGGTAGCTATCGCACGCGCACTGGTGAATGACCCCAAGATAATTATGGCTGATGAGCCGACTGGTAATCTGGATTCCCGTTCCGGCGAACAGATTCTGCAAATGATCAAGAATCTTCATAGCGAAAAAAAGACTATCCTTATGGTAACTCATGATCGGCATGTAGCAGAGCAGGCGCAAAAAATTATTCATATTAAAGACGGAGTTATTCATGAGATAGAAGAGGGACGATCATGA
- a CDS encoding NADH-quinone oxidoreductase subunit D, with the protein MSKRTIIPFGPQHPVMPEPIHLDLVVEDERVLEAIPSIGFIHRGLEKLVEKKDFIELVYVAERICGICSFIHGMTYCHGVEGMMNITVPDRAKSLRVIWSEMSRIHSHLLWLGLMADALGFENLFMMCWKIREKVLDIIEETTGGRVIFGSCKVGGVRKDIDNETLVRIIGQLDGFRKEIKDVTNVFISDYSVKHRLVGVGVLSKDDAYSLGAVGPVLRASGVSQDARVLGYGSYKDIVFEPIIETAGDSYARCVVRIKEIFQSIDIIKQMADSMPEGPIEVKVIGNPDGEIFIRTEQPRGEVVYYLKGNGTKNLQRMRVRTPTFANVPALTKTLQGCDLADVPVLVLTIDPCISCTER; encoded by the coding sequence ATGTCAAAACGTACAATTATTCCTTTTGGTCCTCAGCATCCGGTAATGCCGGAACCAATACACCTCGATCTAGTTGTTGAAGATGAGAGGGTTCTCGAAGCTATTCCGTCTATTGGGTTTATTCATAGAGGACTTGAAAAGTTAGTTGAAAAAAAAGATTTTATTGAACTGGTATACGTTGCAGAGCGCATTTGTGGTATTTGCAGCTTTATTCATGGGATGACTTACTGTCACGGGGTTGAGGGTATGATGAACATTACAGTCCCTGATAGAGCCAAATCTCTTAGGGTTATATGGTCAGAAATGTCAAGAATTCATAGTCATCTTTTGTGGCTAGGCTTGATGGCTGATGCGCTTGGGTTCGAAAATTTATTTATGATGTGCTGGAAAATTCGTGAAAAAGTTCTCGATATTATTGAAGAAACAACTGGTGGACGTGTTATTTTTGGGTCATGCAAAGTCGGTGGGGTTAGAAAAGATATTGATAACGAGACATTGGTGAGAATTATCGGGCAATTAGATGGGTTTAGGAAAGAGATTAAAGATGTCACGAATGTTTTTATATCGGACTATTCTGTTAAACATAGACTCGTAGGTGTTGGTGTGCTTTCGAAGGATGATGCTTATTCCTTGGGTGCAGTTGGGCCTGTGTTAAGGGCAAGTGGTGTTAGTCAGGATGCTCGCGTATTAGGTTATGGGTCTTATAAAGATATTGTTTTTGAACCTATAATTGAGACTGCCGGAGATAGTTATGCACGTTGTGTTGTGAGAATTAAGGAAATTTTTCAATCAATTGATATAATTAAACAAATGGCTGATTCAATGCCAGAAGGTCCTATCGAAGTAAAAGTTATCGGTAACCCGGATGGTGAAATTTTCATAAGAACTGAACAACCGCGAGGTGAGGTTGTTTATTATTTAAAGGGTAATGGTACCAAGAACTTGCAACGAATGAGGGTGAGAACTCCTACCTTTGCCAATGTTCCGGCGCTCACAAAAACATTGCAAGGTTGTGATTTGGCTGATGTGCCTGTTCTAGTATTGACTATTGATCCGTGTATTAGCTGTACGGAAAGGTGA
- a CDS encoding NADH:ubiquinone oxidoreductase, whose protein sequence is MDCCFGFWIREYSCSDVYFIIEVNPVMSYLKRSPWLIHYDASSCNGCDIEVLACLTPVYDVERFGVINTGNPKQADLFLVTGSVNEKNKTVIENIYNQMPEPKVVIAVGICAISGGIFSECYNVMGGADKLIPVDVYVPGCAARPESIIDGVVKALGVLDEKYKKLNAK, encoded by the coding sequence ATGGATTGTTGCTTTGGTTTTTGGATTAGGGAATATTCTTGTTCTGATGTTTATTTTATAATTGAGGTTAATCCGGTTATGTCATATTTAAAGAGATCCCCATGGCTTATACATTATGATGCGTCAAGCTGCAACGGTTGTGATATTGAAGTGCTTGCCTGCTTAACCCCAGTATATGACGTTGAACGATTTGGAGTTATTAATACCGGCAATCCAAAACAGGCAGACCTTTTTTTAGTTACCGGATCAGTCAATGAGAAAAATAAGACGGTTATTGAGAATATCTATAATCAAATGCCCGAACCAAAGGTAGTTATTGCTGTAGGCATTTGTGCTATTTCAGGAGGAATTTTCAGCGAATGCTATAACGTTATGGGTGGCGCGGATAAGTTAATTCCCGTAGATGTCTATGTGCCGGGATGCGCAGCAAGACCGGAATCGATAATCGATGGCGTTGTTAAAGCTCTCGGAGTGCTCGATGAAAAATATAAGAAATTAAATGCTAAATAA
- a CDS encoding NADH-quinone oxidoreductase subunit L yields MNLLLFLIIFPFLTATLLLLVSNDKLRSIIVKVAAAAISAASIYLLYINFAHDAIFFKLESHLITNAMLAIEIVLAIYVFYVGIKHKKYLISLLIALQCLIISYFELTTGHLINPEHNLFVDKFSIIMALIIGIIGSLICVYALGYMKDLHSHDKSELQDRSRFFFFVLFLFLSAMFGIVFSNNLIWLYFFWEITTLCSFLLIGYKKTDISIENSLRALVMNLLGGLAFAIAIVYLYFSTGVVELDKMLALGSIVVIVPAVLISFAGITKSAQMPFSSWLVGAMVAPTPVSALLHSSTMVKAGVYIMLKLAPLMMGTWAGYMVALVGGTTFLLASLMAISVSNAKKVLAYSTIANLGLIVVCAGIGTYEAVWAGILLVIFHAIAKCLLFLCVGVVEQKIGSKNIENMDGLIISMPKVAIMMLIGMAGMFVAPFGMLISKWAVLKALIDVSPVLAALVVFGSAATMVFWVKWMGKLISVVNIREVIENTISKEEWLALYVLAFFTIAVCAVFPFLSMILIEPYVISVYGQTTSMGGGNLIIMSIMLVLVMLFPFSFLAYTKKVKLVDTNMNGANITPNTQFLGSLGQVQEIHLGNYYLEPFFGEAKLSKIAVILTSIFLVIMFGITLI; encoded by the coding sequence ATGAATTTATTGTTGTTTTTAATAATATTTCCTTTTTTAACTGCGACCCTATTACTTTTAGTTTCAAATGATAAACTGCGAAGTATTATTGTTAAGGTAGCCGCAGCCGCTATTTCAGCCGCATCAATCTATCTCCTTTATATTAATTTTGCCCATGATGCAATATTTTTTAAATTAGAATCGCACTTAATAACTAATGCAATGCTGGCGATAGAAATAGTCCTGGCAATTTATGTTTTTTATGTTGGGATTAAACACAAAAAATATCTTATTTCGTTGTTAATTGCCTTACAATGTCTTATTATTAGCTATTTCGAACTTACTACCGGACATCTTATTAACCCGGAGCATAATCTGTTTGTTGATAAGTTCTCCATTATAATGGCGCTTATTATTGGCATTATTGGCAGCTTAATCTGCGTTTATGCCTTAGGGTACATGAAAGACCTTCATAGCCATGATAAGTCGGAGTTGCAAGATCGAAGTCGTTTCTTTTTCTTTGTCTTGTTCCTTTTCTTATCTGCCATGTTTGGTATTGTGTTTTCTAATAACTTAATCTGGCTTTATTTTTTCTGGGAAATTACAACCTTGTGTTCATTCCTGTTAATTGGCTACAAGAAGACTGACATTTCAATCGAGAACTCCTTGCGAGCATTAGTCATGAATTTGCTGGGTGGTCTTGCTTTTGCAATAGCAATTGTTTATCTTTATTTTTCTACCGGAGTTGTTGAGCTCGACAAAATGCTGGCTTTAGGCAGTATTGTTGTTATTGTTCCGGCTGTTCTTATAAGCTTTGCCGGTATTACGAAGTCCGCTCAGATGCCGTTTTCTTCCTGGTTGGTGGGCGCGATGGTAGCTCCCACGCCAGTATCTGCACTGCTTCACTCAAGTACGATGGTTAAGGCGGGCGTCTATATTATGTTGAAACTTGCCCCTTTAATGATGGGTACCTGGGCCGGGTATATGGTTGCATTGGTGGGCGGAACCACCTTCCTTCTTGCTTCATTGATGGCGATTTCTGTGAGCAATGCCAAAAAGGTATTGGCTTACTCTACCATTGCTAATTTAGGGTTGATTGTAGTCTGTGCGGGTATCGGCACCTATGAAGCGGTTTGGGCGGGTATTTTGCTCGTGATTTTCCATGCCATAGCGAAATGTCTTCTTTTCTTGTGCGTAGGAGTTGTTGAGCAGAAGATTGGCAGTAAGAATATCGAAAATATGGATGGCCTAATCATCAGTATGCCTAAAGTAGCAATTATGATGCTTATTGGTATGGCTGGTATGTTTGTCGCCCCGTTTGGTATGTTGATAAGTAAGTGGGCGGTATTAAAAGCCCTTATTGATGTTAGTCCGGTTTTAGCAGCGCTGGTAGTTTTTGGAAGTGCCGCTACAATGGTTTTCTGGGTTAAGTGGATGGGCAAGTTAATAAGTGTAGTAAATATCCGTGAAGTTATTGAAAACACAATTAGCAAAGAAGAGTGGTTAGCTCTTTATGTATTAGCATTTTTTACTATTGCCGTTTGTGCAGTTTTTCCCTTCCTGTCTATGATACTTATCGAACCTTATGTCATCAGTGTCTATGGACAGACGACATCAATGGGAGGCGGTAATCTCATTATTATGTCGATTATGCTTGTATTGGTAATGCTATTCCCCTTTAGTTTTCTGGCTTATACCAAAAAAGTAAAATTGGTAGATACAAATATGAATGGTGCGAACATTACCCCGAACACACAATTTCTCGGGTCATTAGGACAAGTTCAGGAAATACATTTAGGTAATTATTATTTGGAACCTTTTTTTGGTGAAGCAAAACTTTCAAAAATCGCCGTTATTTTAACGAGTATATTTTTAGTAATTATGTTTGGGATAACACTTATATGA